Proteins from a genomic interval of Medicago truncatula cultivar Jemalong A17 chromosome 3, MtrunA17r5.0-ANR, whole genome shotgun sequence:
- the LOC11435451 gene encoding cyclin-A2-1, with product MSKANSTLCAKDEERPLRITRSRAKVLGGPSLENEGKRATTSKMVVSSENKTCVVVPHRKRRAGLTDVTNITAKPHDKRVKQSNFQAKGVYQKKNTKLTSDVSIEVSSAQEDGKEKVAEELTTIKMVESNDTIAAVTLVDEPTEHCMSNNISEHVMTETALSMQECVNSGELATSPSQSKDINMICEKIGASDCLTFVDIDKKLMDSQIWSAYAPDIYTKVRVSELEKRPSTNYMEKLQQDISPSMRGILIDWLVEVSEEYKLVPDTLYLTVNLIDRFLSTSLIQKHRLQLLGVTCMFIASKYEEMCAPRVEEFCFITDNTYTKEEVVKMEKEVLNLLRFQLSVPTTKTFIRRFIQAAQSSYKVPLAELEFLANYLAELTLVEYSFLQFLPSRVAASAVFLARWTLNHSEHPWTTTLEHFTNYKASELKPVVLALEDLQLNTKGCSLHAIREKYKHEKFNGVAKLSPKPVQSLFQAQV from the exons ATGAGTAAAGCAAATAGTACATTGTGTGCCAAAGATGAAGAGCGTCCACTCAGAATTACCAGATCAAGGGCAAAAGTTTTGGGAGGACCCTCTTTGGAAAATGAAGGGAAAAGAGCAACAACTTCCAAAATGGTTGTTTCTTCTGAGAATAAAACATGTGTTGTTGTTCCTCACCGTAAACGAAGGGCAGGGCTTACTGATGTAACTAACATCACTGCAAAACCACATGATAAACGTGTTAAACAATCCAATTTTCAG GCCAAAGGAGTTTACcagaagaaaaacacaaaactaactTCAGATGTCTCCATTGAAGTTTCATCAGCACAAGAGGATGGTAAAGAGAAGGTAGCTGAAGAATTGACTACCATAAAGATGGTAGAGTCAAATGACACCATTGCTGCAGTAACTTTGGTTGATGAACCAACTGAACATTGTATGTCCAACAACATAAGTGAACATGTTATGACAGAAACCGCGCTTTCGATGCAAGAATGTGTGAACTCTGGTGAACTCGCTACCTCTCCAAGCCAAAGCAAAG ACATAAATATGATTTGTGAGAAGATAGGAGCCTCGGATTGCCTGACCTTTGTGGACATCGATAAAAAGTTAATGGATTCTCAAATTTGGAGTGCTTATGCCCCTGATATATACACTAAAGTTCGAGTCTCTGAG CTTGAAAAAAGACCATCAACCAACTACATGGAGAAGTTGCAGCAAGATATTTCTCCAAGCATGCGTGGAATTCTGATTGATTGGCTTGTGGAG GTTTCCGAGGAATATAAGCTGGTTCCAGACACTCTTTACCTTACTGTGAACCTCATTGATCGGTTTCTCTCAACAAGTTTGATTCAGAAACACAGGCTCCAGTTGCTTGGTGTTACTTGCATGTTCATTGCATC aaaatatgaagagatGTGTGCTCCTCGGGTGGAAGAATTTTGCTTCATCACAGATAATACATACACAAAAGAAGAGGTGGTAAAAATGGAGAAGGAAGTTTTAAACCTTCTGCGTTTTCAGTTATCTGTTCCCACAACCAAAACATTTATCAG GAGATTCATCCAAGCAGCGCAATCTTCTTACAAG GTTCCTCTTGCTGAACTGGAATTTCTGGCAAACTATTTAGCAGAACTCACTCTTGTTGAATACAGCTTCTTACAGTTTCTACCTTCTCGTGTGGCTGCTTCTGCTGTATTCCTTGCCAGATGGACCCTTAACCACTCAGAACATCCATGG ACTACAACTCTGGAGCATTTTACAAACTACAAAGCTTCAGAGCTAAAACCAGTTGTTCTTGCACTGGAAGATCTGCAACTTAATACCAAAGGTTGTTCTCTCCATGCTATACGTGAGAAATATAAACATGAGAAG TTCAATGGTGTGGCAAAACTGTCCCCAAAACCGGTGCAGTCACTGTTCCAGGCTCAAGTGTAA
- the LOC11431523 gene encoding serine/threonine protein phosphatase 2A 57 kDa regulatory subunit B' kappa isoform, translating to MLKQFLSKLPRKASKHDSDESCRVDSHDSHRVTGKNNRSQGGNDGGKANAAKRNSSAAVFPTSTVSLIEPLVPFKDVPSSEKMNLFVSKLSLCCVAFDFTDSGKNVVEKDVKRRTLVELVDFVSSFGSAKFSEPAILAMCRMCAINLFRVFPPHYRAHNRIGGGENDDDEPAFDPAWPHLQLVYELLLKFITSSCLDAKVAKKYFDHSFISTLLELFNSEDPRERDCLKTIMHRVYGKFMVHRPYIRKSINYMFYRFVFETEKHNGIAELLEIFGSIISGFALPLKEEHKIFLWRVLIPLHKPRSMGVYFQQLSYCVTQFIEKEPKLASIVIRGLLKYWPITHSQKEVMFLGELEEILETINMVEFQRVMVPLFWRIGCCMSSLHFQVSERALYLWNNDHIVNLIAHNRQVILPIIFPALEKNFHSHWNPAVLNLTHNVRKMFKEMDENLFLTCRSQFKEEEAQLNSESEKRNEAWKQLEHTASLKPAVGNTAVLVSPI from the exons ATGTTGAAGCAATTTCTAAGTAAACTTCCTCGCAAAGCATCAAAACATGACTCGGACGAGTCGTGCAGAGTCGATTCGCACGATTCGCATCGAGTCACCGGTAAAAACAACCGTTCACAAGGCGGCAACGATGGGGGTAAAGCCAACGCCGCGAAAAGGAATTCATCAGCAGCGGTTTTTCCGACAAGCACCGTGTCGTTGATTGAACCGTTGGTGCCGTTTAAGGATGTTCCTAGCTCGGAGAAAATGAACCTCTTTGTAAGCAAGTTGAGTCTTTGTTGCGTTGCGTTTGATTTCACCGATTCTGGTAAGAACGTTGTGGAGAAAGATGTAAAGAGAAGAACATTGGTTGAActtgttgattttgtttcttcttttgggTCTGCAAAGTTTAGTGAGCCAGCTATTCTTGCAATGTGTAGGATGTGTGCTATCAATCTCTTTCGCGTTTTCCCGCCACATTATAGGGCTCATAATCGAATTGGTGGCGGtgagaatgatgatgatgaaccagCTTTTGATCCTGCTTGGCCTCATCTTCAACTTGTTTACGAATTGTTGCTTAAATTTATAACATCTTCTTGTCTTGATGCTAAGGTGGCTAAAAAGTATTTTGATCATTCGTTTATTTCGACATTGTTGGAGTTGTTTAATTCGGAGGATCCCAGGGAAAGGGATTGTTTGAAGACAATTATGCATAGGGTTTATGGAAAATTCATGGTTCATAGACCTTATATTCGGAAATCGATTAACTATATGTTTTATAGGTTTGTGTTTGAGACCGAGAAACACAATGGAATTGCTGAGTTGTTGGAGATTTTTGGGAGTATAATAAGTGGATTTGCATTGCCATTGAAAGAAGAACACAAAATTTTCTTGTGGAGAGTTTTGATCCCTTTGCATAAGCCTAGATCTATGGGGGTTTACTTCCAACAATTGTCTTATTGTGTTACACAGTTTATAGAGAAGGAGCCTAAGTTGGCAAGCATTGTGATTAGGGGTTTGTTGAAATATTGGCCAATAACACATAGTCAGAAAGAGGTAATGTTCCTTGGTGAACTTGAAGAAATTTTGGAAACAATTAACATGGTTGAGTTTCAAAGGGTCATGGTACCATTGTTTTGGCGAATTGGATGCTGCATGAGCAGTTTACACTTTCAG gtatctgaaagagCCCTTTACTTATGGAACAATGACCACATTGTCAATTTGATTGCTCACAACCGTCAAGTGATACTACCTATCATATTTCCAGCTCTAGAGAAGAATTTTCACAGCCATTGGAATCCAGCAGTGCTCAACTTAACCCATAATGTTCGAAAGATGTTCAAGGAAATGGATGAGAATCTGTTCCTTACTTGTCGTTCTCAGTTTAAGGAGGAAGAAGCACAGCTAAACTCAGAATCTGAGAAGCGGAATGAAGCATGGAAACAATTAGAACATACAGCCAGTCTCAAGCCTGCAGTCGGAAACACCGCTGTTTTAGTCTCTCCGATTTGA
- the LOC25490035 gene encoding E3 ubiquitin-protein ligase At1g12760 yields MANNTHHVIIDIATTSETTTLPRHQLHDVDDDGRLHVSLQTSNHSSSPRRGGGGGGRNSRSPLNSGFWISFEFIFTLSQIIASVIVLISSRDEHPRAPLFAWIVGYASGCVVSIPLLLWRYFVRDQNSSQTNSRTDDPSGTLLSNSTAIHGEDDVPVVAVASSRNSRASSRSMSGRPKLLMEYFKTTLDLFFAIWFVIGNVWIFGGHASANDAPNLYRLCIVFLTFSCIGYAMPFILCLTICCCLPCIISTLGVTEDLTQTRGATSESINALPTHIFKTMKSKSNDESDNIPVVIEGGIVAEGTEKERMISGEDAVCCICIANYENDDELRELPCSHLFHKECVDKWLKINALCPLCKSEIGENVTEPVIEENANQQRGESRDENGIASTSS; encoded by the exons ATGGCAAACAATACACACCATGTCATCATTGATATAGCAACAACTTCTGAAACAACCACCCTTCCTCGTCATCAATTacatgatgttgatgatgatggtaGATTGCATGTTTCACTTCAAACTTCAAATCATTCATCGTCGCCACGacgaggaggaggaggaggagggcGGAATAGTAGAAGCCCATTGAATTCAGGGTTTTGGAtttcttttgaatttattttcacatTATCTCAAATTATTGCTTCTGTTATTGTTCTTATTTCATCAAGAGATGAGCATCCACGTGCTCCATTATTCGCTTGGATAGTTGGTTATGCTTCCGGTTGTGTTGTTTCCATTCCTTTGCTCCTTTGGCGATATTTTGTTAGAGACCAAAATTCATCTCAAACCAATTCCAGGACTGATGATCCTTCTGGGACACTTCTTTCTAATTCAACCGCAATTCATGGCGAAGATGATGTTCCTGTTGTTGCTGTCGCTTCCTCCAGAAATAGCCGAGCTTCGTCACGGTCGATGAGTGGAAG ACCAAAGCTACTCATGGAATACTTCAAAACCAccttagatttattttttgcaatatGGTTTGTTATTGGAAATGTGTGGATTTTTGGAGGACATGCATCCGCCAACGATGCTCCTAATTTGTATCG GTTATGTATAGTGTTTCTTACTTTCAGTTGTATCGGTTACGCAATGCCCTTCATTCTATGCTTAACAATATGTTGTTGCCTTCCTTGTATAATATCAACCCTTGGGGTCACAGAGGATTTGACACAAACCCGAGGCGCAACCTCTGAATCTATTAATGCTTTACCAACTCACATATTCAAAACGATGAAAAGTAAAAGCAATGATGAATCTGATAACATTCCAGTTGTTATTGAAGGTGGAATCGTGGCTGAAGGAACTGAAAAGGAACGCATGATCTCTGGAGAAGATGCT GTTTGCTGCATATGCATAGCAAACTATGAAAACGATGATGAGTTAAGAGAATTACCATGTTCACATCTTTTTCACAAAGAGTGCGTAGACAAGTGGTTGAAGATAAATGCATTATGCCCCCTTTGCAAGAGTGAAATTGGCGAGAATGTAACAGAACCAGTTATTGAGGAAAATGCCAACCAACAAAGGGGTGAAAGCAGGGATGAGAATGGTATTGCCAGTACCTCGTCATAA
- the LOC11425857 gene encoding uncharacterized protein — MVGMSNNLVSESVTSSQMAQLEPIMNKADGSMGLLRPVSTDSMSQNQGASNGEPVSQGLPLSNRLSGQVGGGDMGMHRVIMQNKQSMQMGAAPNNLGAHQVSAAPKRKATMELPSGSFITPSKREKPMAQRPWMPQGSNSSTKIAPRMQSSSNLSRVNHSAASGKRKTQADNTSGKPATPRSSNSKNQNAQLKESSKVQTESSESVRSKMRESLAAALALVSQQDKPLVSNDDKPNNAANSSQCAGSASASADTAPEQKQEICQPVNSSLAGADSVDHVMGEEHLDSTSTEGFSEKPKDYQAGFTNVSNNEDMLSSDKQDFQSNYTLTTDDVPFSDSFFVKDELLQGNGLSWVLSDMDHMVVIDDQSESQTTIEKKLEPEETGGVCREVVPLPELLASRIEAELFKLFGGVNKKYKEKGRSLLFNLKDRNNPELRERVMFGKILPEQLCSMTAEELASKELSEWRIAKAEEFDKIKVLPDSDVDIRRLVRKTHKGEFQVEVEHEDNVPVEEVSGGKNSVVRRQPVKKDVEGTSPSKPDVVKSDVNTDNEKSSLQTDNQFSITISSNDGTDPMEGLMTDDDALKDPNFLPPIVSLDEFMESLNSEPPFENLPVESGKAPISEEDVYGVGSKSKSSDLTPSEQDDVSASKSDKLQSTDAEEEKKVNADAGSISSDAKHGESRSDTKPTDGHSKEMSPDGKKSTSNDAELRASQFHAEERHGKDKVSKTTVPIKGECLWEGMLQPNISTTDSVISIFKSGEKTSTKDWPGFLEIKGRVRLDAFEKFLRELPQSRSRAIMVSHFISKGITPEEQATLREVADSYILDERVGFAEPVHGVELYFCPPHKKTVEMLSKILPKEQIEAVNSIDNGLIGIIVWRKTNITTSISPTAQSHHKHSSKRQILSRRQQDTNVNANSTHNAVPSMGFKTTVSEPPSGDDDDVPPGFGPPARVEDDLPEYNFSGSSNPSSHLVQKHMGPSMVTSHSVVQTPSRPAQQMRELVHKYGQNKTTVTSVNWQDKFGGSIQPWNDDDDDIPEWQPQINNQNQFPPQQTMNNFHLRPHVVNQSYAGLPQQSIMPTQYLQPPMNVTHVQQNFGPQWVPSIQGNNTQPSAAPPYGTPTQGTTPWSQHVSRSRRL; from the exons ATGGTTGGAATGTCGAATAATTTGGTTTCGGAGTCAGTAACCAGCAGTCAGATGGCTCAATTGGAGCCTATTATGAACAAGGCAGATGGCTCAATGGGACTCTTGCGTCCTGTGTCTACTGATTCCATGTCACAAAATCAGGGAGCCTCGAATGGTGAACCCGTGTCTCAAGGCTTACCACTTTCTAATCGGTTGAGTGGTCAAGTAGGTGGCGGTGATATGGGAATGCACCGGGTTATTATGCAGAACAAACAATCCATGCAAATGGGGGCAGCGCCGAACAATTTGGGCGCACATCAAGTGTCAGCAGCTCCTAAGCGAAAGGCAACAATGGAACTTCCTTCGGGTAGCTTTATAACACCTAGCAAGCGGGAGAAACCAATGGCACAAAGACCTTGGATGCCACAAGGATCTAATTCATCAACCAAAATTGCTCCACGGATGCAATCCTCATCAAATCTTTCTAGGGTGAATCATTCGGCGGCAAGTggtaaaagaaaaacacaagcGGATAACACCTCAGGAAAACCCGCGACTCCTCGGTCctcaaattctaaaaatcagAATGCACAGTTGAAAGAATCCTCCAAGGTTCAGACTGAATCATCTGAGAGTGTTAGGTCAAAGATGAGGGAGTCATTAGCTGCTGCTCTGGCGTTGGTATCCCAGCAAGATAAACCTCTGGTGTCAAACGACGACAAACCTAACAATGCTGCCAATAGCTCTCAGTGTGCTGGTTCAGCATCTGCATCCGCTGACACTGCTCCGGAGCAAAAGCAGGAAATTTGTCAGCCTGTTAACTCCTCTTTAGCTGGGGCTGATTCCGTTGACCATGTGATGGGAGAAGAGCACTTGGATAGTACATCTACTGAAGGTTTTTCTGAAAAACCTAAGGATTATCAAGCGGGATTCACAAACGTGTCAAACAATGAAGACATGCTGAGTTCCGATAAGCAAGATTTTCAGTCTAACTACACTTTAACTACTGATGATGTTCCTTTCAGTGATAGTTTCTTTGTGAAAGATGAACTTTTGCAGGGAAATGGTCTTTCCTGGGTATTATCTGATATGGATCATATGGTGGTCATTGATGATCAAAGTGAAAGCCAAACTACGATAGAGAAGAAATTGGAACCTGAGGAAACAGGTGGAGTTTGTAGGGAGGTGGTCCCTTTACCTGAGCTTCTAGCATCAAGGATAGAAGCAGAGCTCTTCAAACTGTTTGGAGGTGTGAATAAGAAATACAAAGAGAAGGGAAGGTCTCTTTTGTTCAACCTGAAAGATCGCAATAATCCTGAACTCAGAGAAAGGGTTATGTTTGGTAAAATTCTTCCAGAACAACTATGTTCCATGACTGCAGAGGAACTTGCTTCAAAGGAGCTTTCTGAGTGGAGGATAGCCAAGGCTGAGGAGTTCGATAAAATCAAGGTTTTACCTGATTCAGATGTTGATATTAGACGTTTAGTCAGGAAAACGCATAAAGGTGAATTTCAAGTGGAAGTTGAACATGAAGACAATGTTCCAGTGGAAGAGGTGTCTGGTGGCAAAAATTCTGTTGTTCGAAGGCAACCGGTTAAGAAGGACGTGGAAGGCACTTCTCCTTCCAAACCTGATGTAGTCAAAAGCGATGTAAACACTGATAATGAAAAGAGCAGCTTACAGACAGATAATCAATTTTCCATTACCATTTCTTCCAATGATGGGACTGATCCAATGGAAGGGCTTATGACAGATGATGATGCATTGAAGGACCCTAACTTTCTTCCACCAATTGTATCACTTGATGAATTCATGGAATCTCTTAATTCTGAGCCACCGTTTGAAAATTTACCTGTAGAGTCTGGAAAAGCACCTATATCGGAAGAGGATGTTTATGGGGTTGGATCTAAATCAAAATCTTCTGATTTAACTCCAAGTGAGCAAGATGATGTCAGTGCTAGTAAGTCTGATAAGCTTCAAAGCACAGATGccgaggaagaaaaaaaagttaatgctGATGCAGGGTCCATCTCGTCTGATGCAAAACACGGTGAAAGCCGATCTGACACAAAGCCGACTGATGGTCATTCCAAGGAAATGTCACCTGATGGCAAAAAGTCAACTTCCAATGATGCTGAGTTGAGAGCTAGTCAGTTTCATGCAGAAGAGAGACATGGCAAGGATAAAGTGTCTAAAACTACAGTTCCCATTAAGGGTGAATGCCTCTGGGAGGGAATGCTCCAGCCAAACATCTCAACCACTGATTCAGTCATTAGCATCTTCAAAAG CGGTGAGAAAACTTCTACCAAAGACTGGCCTGGATTTCTCGAGATCAAGGGAAGGGTTCGACTGGATGCATTTGAAAAATTTCTGCGAGAGCTTCCACAGTCAAGAAGTCGTGCCATCATG GTTTCACATTTTATTTCCAAAGGCATAACCCCTGAGGAGCAAGCAACACTCCGTGAG GTGGCTGACTCGTATATTTTGGACGAGAGAGTGGGATTTGCAGAACCTGTGCATGGAGTTGAACTTTACTTTTGCCCACCTCATAAGAAAACAGTTGAAATGCTCAGCAAGATACTTCCAAAGGAACAAATTGAAGCAGTTAATTCTATTGATAATGGTCTAATTGGTATTATTGTATGGAGAAAAACTAATATAACTACATCTATATCTCCCACCGCGCAATCACATCACAAACATAGCTCTAAAAGGCAAATTTTGAGTAGAAGACAACAAGATACTAATGTGAATGCCAATTCTACCCATAATGCAGTGCCCTCTATGGGGTTTAAGACCACCGTGAGTGAACCTCCgagtggtgatgatgatgatgttcctcCTGGATTCGGGCCACCAGCCCGGGTTGAGGATGACCTCCCGGAGTATAATTTTTCCGGTAGTTCAAATCCATCATCACACTTGGTTCAAAAACATATGGGACCAAGTATGGTCACATCTCACTCGGTTGTCCAAACCCCATCACGTCCTGCACAACAAATGAGAGAACTTGTACACAAATATGGGCAAAACAAAACAACTGTAACCTCGGTAAACTGGCAGGACAAATTTGGGGGGTCAATTCAACCCTGGaatgatgacgatgatgataTACCAGAATGGCAACCTCAAATCAACAACCAGAATCAGTTTCCTCCTCAACAAACAATGAATAATTTTCATCTTAGACCTCATGTTGTGAATCAATCATATGCGGGTTTACCCCAGCAATCAATTATGCCGACACAATATCTGCAACCCCCTATGAATGTGACACATGTACAGCAAAATTTTGGCCCTCAGTGGGTTCCTTCTATTCAGGGTAACAACACACAACCAAGTGCTGCACCACCCTATGGAACACCTACACAAGGAACTACTCCGTGGTCTCAACATGTTTCTAGAAGTAGAAGActttag
- the LOC11423365 gene encoding dnaJ homolog subfamily B member 4 codes for MGVDYYNILKVDKNATEDDLKKAYRKLAMKWHPDKNPNNKKEAEARFKQISEAYAVLSDPQRRNVYDQLGEQGLKERPSPETESPSGFYPRSAEDIFAEFFGSSPLNFGSSGPGRSKRFPSDGGAGNGGFSGDLNSRTHSERANMPKKPPPVETKLPCSLEELYSGSTRKMKISRTVVDAYGREIKETEILSIEVKPGWKKGTKITFPDKGNQLINQLPADLVFVIDEKPHELFKRDGNDLIVNQKISLAEAIGGTSVNIKTLYKRSLSVPVKNIVSPGYELVVANEGMPITKEPGHRGDLRIIFEVKFPTKLTPEQRAALKRALGG; via the exons atgggtGTGGATTACTATAACATTTTGAAGGTGGATAAAAATGCTACAGAAGATGATTTGAAGAAAGCATATAGAAAATTGGCTATGAAATGGCACCCTGACAAGAAccctaacaataaaaaagaagctGAAGCCCGTTTCAAACAGATCTCTGAGGCTTATGCG gtATTGAGTGATCCGCAAAGAAGGAATGTTTATGATCAGCTTGGAGAACAAGGGTTAAAAGAAAGGCCATCACCAGAAACTGAGTCACCAAGTGGATTTTATCCAAGAAGTGCAGAGGATATCTTTGCAGAATTCTTTGGAAGTAGTCCTTTGAATTTTGGATCATCTGGACCAGGGAGGTCCAAGAGATTTCCATCTGATGGTGGAGCAGGAAATGGTGGATTCAGTGGCGATTTAAATTCTAGAACACATAGCGAAAGAGCGAATATGCCAAAGAAACCACCACCTGTTGAGACTAAATTGCCTTGTAGTTTGGAGGAGCTGTATTCTGGTTCTACAAGGAAAATGAAGATCTCAAGAACTGTAGTGGATGCCTATGG AAGGGAAATTAAAGAAACAGAGATATTAAGCATTGAAGTAAAGCCAGGATGGAAGAAAGGAACAAAGATAACATTCCCAGATAAAGGGAATCAACTAATAAACCAACTTCCAGCAGATCTTGTATTTGTGATTGATGAGAAGCCTCATGAATTGTTCAAGAGAGATGGGAATGACCTTATTGTGAATCAAAAGATATCACTAGCAGAAGCTATTGGTGGAACTTCAGTAAATATCAAAACACTTTACAAACGTAGTTTAAGTGTCCCAGTGAAAAACATTGTGAGTCCTGGTTATGAGCTTGTTGTTGCAAATGAAGGAATGCCAATAACAAAGGAACCCGGTCATAGGGGTGATTTGAGGATCATATTTGAGGTTAAGTTCCCAACAAAATTGACACCAGAACAACGTGCTGCACTAAAGCGAGCATTGGGTGGTTAA
- the LOC120579725 gene encoding 30S ribosomal protein S11, chloroplastic: MAKSIPKIGSRKNGRIGSRKHPRKIPMGVIYVQASFNNTIVTVTDVRGRVISWSSAGSCGFKGTRRGTPFAAQTAAANAIRTVVDQGMQRAVVIIKGPDLGRDAALRAIARSGILLRFIQDVTPIPHNGCRAPKKRRV, translated from the coding sequence atggcAAAATCTATACCAAAAATTGGTTCACGTAAAAATGGACGTATTGGTTCACGTAAACATCCTCGTAAAATACCAATGGGAGTTATTTATGTTCAAGCTAGTTTCAACAATACCATTGTGACTGTTACAGATGTACGAGGTCGGGTGATTTCTTGGTCCTCTGCCGGTTCGTGTGGATTCAAGGGTACACGAAGGGGGACACCATTTGCCGCTCAAACCGCAGCAGCAAATGCTATTCGAACAGTAGTAGATCAAGGCATGCAACGAGCCGTAGTCATAATAAAAGGTCCCGATCTAGGAAGAGATGCGGCATTAAGAGCTATTGCTAGAAGTGGTATACTATTAAGATTTATACAGGATGTAACCCCTATCCCACATAATGGATGTAGGGCTCCTAAAAAAAGACGTGTGTAA
- the LOC11423366 gene encoding psbP domain-containing protein 5, chloroplastic, whose product MVLHSLWVCPSNNPALILPTNNRIFRRVILNQTKCSSLSDDDKRYYSSSSSRRDFLLLGGGLTSLSLTTCSPISVALAGEEEQDHKMASFLDEVNAYSYLYPLELPSKKFVFKWVESRKPERYSSAAPLSPNARLRIVSERVDLFDNLIISVTIGPPSANLINLKDKSKWTAKDVVDSVLADKSSLRVTSVQRSAESSVLDAHSNEIDGEPYWYYEYLIRKSPNSMSEESGIYRHYVASTAERDGYLYSISASTLSPQWKKMGPLLEKTVSSFRLVSPTENYVPPYKDPWRFW is encoded by the exons ATGGTTTTACACTCTCTATGGGTATGCCCTTCCAACAATCCTGCTCTTATTCTTCCCACCAACAACCGTATCTTCAGGAGGGTAATCCTTAACCAAACCAAATGTTCCTCCTTATCCGATGATGATAAAAGATACTATTCATCTTCCTCTTCTAGAAGGGATTTTTTACTATTAGGAGGAGGCCTCACTTCACTATCTCTAACAACATGCTCTCCAATTTCTG TGGCTCTTGCTGGAGAAGAAGAACAAGACCACAAAATGGCTTCTTTTTTGGATGAAGTCAATGCCTATTCTTATCTTTATCCTCTTGAGcttccctctaaaaaatttgtCTTCAAATG GGTAGAATCCCGAAAGCCAGAACGATATTCATCGGCTGCACCACTTTCTC CTAATGCGCGCTTGCGTATTGTGTCTGAACGTGTTGATCTCTTTGACAATCTCATCATTTCCGTCACG ATAGGCCCTCCAAGCGCAAACCTTATAAACTTGAAGGATAAGAGCAAATGGACTGCAAAAGATGTTGTGGATTCAGTTTTGGCTGACAAATCTTCACTG CGAGTTACCTCAGTTCAGCGCTCAGCCGAGAGTTCAGTTCTCGATGCACATTCTAATGAA ATTGATGGCGAACCTTACTGGTATTATGAATACCTCATTCGTAAATCGCCTAATTCAATG TCTGAAGAATCAGGAATTTACCGGCATTATGTTGCTTCAACAGCAGAAAGAGATG GTTATCTGTACTCCATCAGCGCTTCGACCCTCAGTCCACAGTGGAAAAAa ATGGGGCCTTTACTTGAAAAGACTGTGAGTTCGTTTCGACTTGTCAGTCCTACAGAAAATTATGTTCCTCCATATAAAGATCCCTGGAGATTTTggtga